The Candidatus Defluviibacterium haderslevense DNA window CTCGAAGACTTGCCCATAAGTTAAAATCAATCATTAATTTTGTTTTTCCATTTGAAGTTATATTAGATGATGGTACAAATTCTATTATTACAAATAAAGAAGAACTAAAATTACTTCTTGATTCTTGTAATCCTACAGATAAAAATCACCCAGATAAAACTCCGTGCTTTGAATTTGTATTTCCAATTACATTGAGTTTTGCTGATGGAACTACTCAATCTGCTACAAGTGCGGAAAATTTAGCCACTATATTGCGTGAATGGCATAAATTAAATCCAAAAGCAACTCAGAGGCCTTCATTTGTATTTCCTTTAGATGTTTTACTAGATAATGGCACTACTCAAACTATTAACAATCAAGAAGAATTAAATCAAATTGCTTCTAGATGCAAAGTAAAACGTGGAAATCCCAATCATACCGCACATTGCTTTGAACTACAATTTCCATATACTGTAACATTATCCGATGGTTCTGTTAAAAACATCAGTAGTGAATTAGATCTCCAGGAATTAAGAACAAATAAAGTAAGATTCAAACTTAATTTTCCTATTCAGGTCAAATTAATAGATAGTGGTGATTTAGTAATTATATCTTCAGTTGAAGAATTAAAAAGACTTCAACATAGCTGTAAATAAAATTAATCATTTATTGGAATAAATAAAAAAGAGATGTGTCTAGGCATCTCTTTTTTATTTAACCAAATTTAATAGTAATTATAATCATCTATTTGAAAAAGTTATACAAAATAAGTAATCATCATAATTTGGTATCCTATGATTATAAGCTTTTAGTCCTGCCACCATCCACGGGTAAATTGATCCCATTAATATAACTTGCTAAGGGTGATGCTAGGAATGCAACAACATTTGCTATTTCTATTGGTAAGGCAAATCTTTTCATTGGAATAGTATTTAACATTTGACTTGTTATTTCCGAAATAGATTTATTTTGTATATTTGACTCTTTCTCTATTATAGCTTCTAATCTAGATGTACGGGTGGCTCCAGGAAGCACATTGTTGACAGTAATATTAAATTGGCCTAATTCATTTGCTAAAGTTTTAGCCCAATTTGCAACAGCTCCTCTTATAGTATTAGAAACCCCTAGGTTATCCAATGGCTGCTTAACGGAGGTAGAAATAATGTTAATAATTCTTCCGTAAGATTGTTCCTTCATACAATCTAAAACACTTTGAACTAATATCTGATTGCAAATTAAATGTTGTCGAAACGCATTTTCAAACTGACTTGGTTCTGACAATATTGCTTTTCCAGCCGGGGGACCACCAGTATTATTAATTAATATATGTACTTTTAAGTCTTTCAATAAATTAGTCGCTTTAATTTTTAAATCTTCCGGGTCGTCAAAATCAACCATCAAAATTTGATGTTTTTGATTATTAACTGTTGAAAGTTCATCCTTACAGTTCTGTAGCAAATTGCTATCTCTTGCCAATAATACCACTGATGCTCCACATTCAGCCAATGATAATGCTATGGCCTTTCCTATACCTTTACTTGCACCGCAAACTATTGCGTTTTTATTACTTAGATCTATTGATATCATATATTTTATTTCACAATAAAGATACTACTTTTTATTAAAATTAGAATTTCAACTATGTCGACTAATTAAATAATTATACCTAAGTAAACAATAAAAATAAATACCAACTGGTTATCTTTACAAATGGGTCAACAAGTTTGGACATTCAATGATATTACAGGAACAAACTATACGATTGGTCTCTATCATGGTGAAGATTCTGGTCATGTTATTATATATCAGAATAACAATATTTTAATTATTGATTTCAATATATTTTATAT harbors:
- a CDS encoding SDR family oxidoreductase, whose protein sequence is MSIDLSNKNAIVCGASKGIGKAIALSLAECGASVVLLARDSNLLQNCKDELSTVNNQKHQILMVDFDDPEDLKIKATNLLKDLKVHILINNTGGPPAGKAILSEPSQFENAFRQHLICNQILVQSVLDCMKEQSYGRIINIISTSVKQPLDNLGVSNTIRGAVANWAKTLANELGQFNITVNNVLPGATRTSRLEAIIEKESNIQNKSISEITSQMLNTIPMKRFALPIEIANVVAFLASPLASYINGINLPVDGGRTKSL